From a region of the Apium graveolens cultivar Ventura unplaced genomic scaffold, ASM990537v1 ctg3316, whole genome shotgun sequence genome:
- the LOC141701082 gene encoding protein SMALL AUXIN UP-REGULATED RNA 12-like, with amino-acid sequence MANKFNIRSKSSGKKKKGIVKLKGVVEKLQKSLLLGKKSYDEGEVPKDVKEGHFAVIAEEEDEMERFVVPLTYLSHPTFLSLLEQAADEYGFDHGGALTIPCRPADLQKILAQEMDKMLARAHVN; translated from the coding sequence ATGGCAAATAAGTTCAATATTAGAAGTAAAAGTTCGGGTAAGAAGAAGAAAGGAATTGTAAAGCTTAAAGGAGTAGTAGAGAAACTACAAAAGAGTCTTCTTTTAGGTAAAAAATCGTACGATGAAGGGGAAGTTCCGAAAGATGTAAAGGAAGGGCATTTTGCAGTGATAGCTGAAGAGGAAGATGAGATGGAGAGATTCGTGGTGCCGTTGACTTATTTATCTCATCCAACATTCTTGTCATTGTTGGAACAAGCTGCAGATGAGTATGGATTTGATCATGGTGGTGCTCTCACCATTCCGTGCCGGCCGGCTGACCTGCAGAAGATACTGGCTCAAGAGATGGATAAGATGCTAGCTAGGGCTCATGTAAACTAA